A window from Vigna angularis cultivar LongXiaoDou No.4 chromosome 7, ASM1680809v1, whole genome shotgun sequence encodes these proteins:
- the LOC108337400 gene encoding 17.9 kDa class II heat shock protein: MDFRVMGLESPFFPTLHRMMDMSEEGAGEKTNNAPTQKYVRDAKAMAATAADVKEYPNSYVFLIDMPGLKSGDIKVQVEDDNVLLISGERKREEEKEGVKFVRMERRIGKFMRKFVLPENANIDAISAVCQDGVLSVTVQKLPPPEPKKPRTIEVKIA; encoded by the coding sequence ATGGATTTCAGAGTGATGGGTTTGGAATCTCCATTTTTCCCCACGCTGCACCGCATGATGGACATGTCAGAGGAGGGTGCAGGGGAGAAGACAAACAATGCTCCTACACAGAAATACGTGCGAGACGCGAAAGCGATGGCTGCAACAGCTGCGGATGTGAAAGAATATCCGAATTCCTACGTGTTCCTGATCGACATGCCGGGATTGAAATCTGGTGACATAAAGGTTCAGGTTGAAGATGATAACGTGCTTTTGATTAGCGGGGAGAGAAAgagggaagaagagaaagaaggggTGAAGTTTGTGAGAATGGAACGAAGAATTGGGAAATTCATGCGTAAGTTTGTTTTACCTGAAAATGCAAACATTGATGCAATCTCTGCTGTGTGTCAAGATGGTGTTCTCAGTGTTACTGTGCAGAAATTGCCTCCTCCTGAACCTAAGAAGCCTAGGACTATTGAAGTGAAGATTGCTTGA